The following coding sequences are from one Triticum dicoccoides isolate Atlit2015 ecotype Zavitan chromosome 4A, WEW_v2.0, whole genome shotgun sequence window:
- the LOC119284678 gene encoding putative disease resistance protein RGA3 isoform X1, which translates to MTAEKRIPLHILREITNGFSEHSRIGRGGYGDVYKGVYSGREIAVKLLHVDTVLGHDDRQYINEVGNLLKVKHPNIVQLLGYCYEIQNELIEHNGANHFTRHVYRVLCFEYLQGGSLDKHLREESFAPDWSTRYKIIKGICEGLNFLHSCEPPIFHLDLKPANILLDSSMAPKLADFGLSRLFGGSHTHVTNRVVGTEAYMPPEFIKDAYISHKNDVFSLGLVMIEIIKGSSGYSGYIETDEVGQFTQKVLGNWKNRIKATSEYPLEESHQVQICIDTAMRCVEPDRNNRPNIAEVLDILSKTETHIPKRQMADVFPCPTIGLKSESNMLEMMVAELNNNEHKHCNLMPTDNSNRTVQQLADRETSSDVEQVIIGRTKEKQKILSILSESITEEMVILPIYGIGGIGKTTLAQLVFNDPKFQDYTRVWVYVSQEFNLNKIGNSIITQLTDKISNIPTKQMLHKRLKELFDGKSILIVLDDLWEENPKELDKMKVMLGLGLGSKVIIVTTRDGGLARKFCSPAVAPYKLETLTVNECWTIIKQKADFEDRIDQEQLEHIGREIATKCGGVALAAQSLGYMLNGMRSDEWESVRDSHIWNLSTSVGHEVLASLQLSYSHMSAWLKLCYSYCAIFRKGQTIAKYDLIHQWIALGFIEQSRIFDSMQLCENYVTQLLGMSFLQYSKIPWGYTQEDKYITFFTMHDLVHDLAREILAHQLNTEGNNCRYALLTDCTKSLQLSVAFPANIYSLHFRGCYGQELCDGAFSSAKCLRVLDLSECLIKKLPDCIGQLKQLRFLRAPGIRYEMVPSCITELSQLNYLNLGDSDKISALPEAIGDMTHLDLSGCVEIRELSISISFAELKQLVHLDLSRSSVSAAEALGGCTKLQYLNLSGNKEHIGRLSKAISNLIKLRYLNLSGCMNAMAPASENEIVRLLDSVCTLSNLEHLDLSKNKAYSISIPESIGNLMKLHTLYLLDCTRLKLPADLVVHASSDKFSSNISLLCLEVLTIYILENVKSAEEARCIKRTMLRCLKAPAFVSMTCGPNRWLAHMSMTQRQVQIQKIIELRFEWTVVGGRSVDDKEVLEKLVPPTSVQRLYISGYSSVSVPNWLMGIRQHLPNLSQLYFCDFPNCNNLPSLGQLPYLRELGLCRMESLEEWNTAYTSGEPKLGALTIDQCAKLRIKPCAPRATVLWIIDSDNVLSSWEENLSHGGASSSPITKLIVKNSKVPLHQWRLLHQLPALRDLTITGCSDLTTSPKIIQQFSSLVSLSFDQAELPSWLAKVTSLQILRLSVCRSMTSLPQWLGKLASLKELQIMRCEGIRSLPDSIQQLTKLEQLTIRGCPTLVKWCESDSEEKMKLAHIRGIVPRSLMAQEEDTTKAILAAPIHGTTVMDEADPDVLYSAVMNMPGFAEEYLLVALSQLMDNTAQGSAYMAMSEEDRVSWLINFLKKYYSPRPHLIDATRKLSGKAHEVYRSGQLIRARGSTKF; encoded by the exons CAGTGGGAGAGAGATTGCTGTGAAGTTGCTTCATGTTGATACGGTGCTAGGACATGATGACAGACAATATATCAATGAAGTTGGTAACCTTTTGAAGGTTAAGCATCCAAATATTGTACAGTTACTTGGTTATTGTTATGAAATACAGAATGAACTAATTGAACACAATGGTGCAAATCATTTTACCCGACACGTATATAGAGTCCTCTGCTTCGAGTACTTGCAGGGTGGAAGCCTAGACAAGCATCTTCGTG AAGAATCTTTTGCACCTGATTGGAGCACGCGTTACAAGATTATAAAGGGGATTTGTGAAGGATTAAATTTCCTTCACAGCTGTGAACCACCAATCTTTCATCTTGACCTGAAGCCTGCCAATATATTACTAGACAGTTCCATGGCGCCTAAACTGGCGGATTTTGGTTTGTCAAGGCTCTTCGGTGGATCACACACTCATGTCACAAACAGAGTTGTAGGAACCGA GGCGTATATGCCACCAGAATTCATAAAAGACGCCTATATCTCCCATAAGAATGATGTCTTCAGTTTAGGTCTTGTGATGATAGAGATAATTAAAGGGTCTTCAGGTTACTCCGGTTATATAGAAACAGACGAAGTCGGGCAATTTACGCAAAAG GTGCTTGGCAATTGGAAGAATAGGATAAAGGCTACTTCGGAGTACCCATTAGAGGAATCACATCAAGTGCAGATATGCATTGACACAGCAATGCGTTGTGTTGAACCTGACAGAAACAATCGACCTAATATAGCAGAAGTTCTGGATATTCTGAGCAAGACAGAAACTCATATTCCCAAGAGACAG ATGGCAGATGTGTTCCCGTGTCCAACAATTGGTCTCAAGAGTGAGTCTAATATGTTGGAGATGATGGTAGCTGAACTAAACAATAATGAACACAAACATTGCAATTTGATGCCAACAGATAACTCTAACCGTACTGTGCAGCAACTTGCTGACAGGGAAACATCATCAGATGTGGAACAAGTAATCATCGGAAGGACcaaggaaaaacagaaaatattgTCTATTTTATCCGAGAGCATCACAGAAGAAATGGTCATCCTTCCAATATATGGCATTGGAGGCATTGGCAAGACAACCTTGGCACAATTGGTATTCAATGACCCAAAGTTCCAAGACTACACTCGGGTGTGGGTATATGTTTCCCAGGaattcaacttgaacaagattggcAACTCCATAATAACACAGTTAACAGACAAGATCAGCAATATACCTACCAAACAGATGCTTCATAAACGCCTCAAAGAGCTATTTGATGGTAAGAGCATCCTTATTGTTTTAGATGACCTGTGGGAGGAGAACCCAAAAGAGTTAGATAAAATGAAGGTTATGCTAGGGCTTGGCCTAGGAAGCAAGGTGATTATAGTAACTACACGTGATGGAGGTCTAGCAAGGAAATTTTGTAGTCCTGCAGTTGCACCATACAAGTTGGAGACTTTGACCGTTAATGAGTGTTGGACTATAATAAAACAAAAAGCTGACTTTGAAGACCGAAtcgaccaagaacaattggagcatATAGGAAGGGAGATTGCGACCAAGTGTGGAGGAGTGGCCTTAGCGGCCCAATCACTTGGATACATGTTGAACGGCATGAGGTCAGATGAATGGGAGTCGGTGAGAGACAGTCATATTTGGAATCTTTCTACTTCTGTGGGCCATGAAGTGCTTGCGTCCTTACAGCTGAGCTACAGCCACATGTCTGCTTGGTTGAAGTTGTGCTATTCCTATTGTGCAATCTTTCGAAAAGGTCAGACAATAGCCAAGTATGATCTAATTCACCAATGGATTGCTCTTGGATTCATTGAGCAATCTAGGATATTTGATTCTATGCAGCTCTGCGAAAATTATGTCACTCAACTTTTGGGGATGTCCTTCCTTCAATATTCAAAGATACCTTGG GGTTATACACAAGAAGACAAATATATTACATTCTTCACGATGCATGACCTAGTGCATGATCTCGCAAGAGAGATTTTGGCCCATCAACTTAACACTGAGGGAAACAATTGCCGCTATGCATTGCTCACAGATTGTACCAAGTCATTGCAGCTGTCTGTGGCTTTTCCTGCAAATATATATTCGCTGCACTTTAGGGGCTGTTACGGACAAGAACTTTGTGATGGTGCATTCTCGTCAGCTAAGTGCCTCCGTGTTTTGGATTTAAGTGAATGCTTAATTAAGAAGTTACCTGACTGTATTGGTCAACTGAAGCAGTTGAGATTTCTTCGTGCTCCAGGAATCCGATATGAAATGGTTCCCAGTTGTATTACTGAGCTCTCACAGTTAAATTACCTGAACCTTGGTGATTCTGATAAAATCTCAGCACTGCCGGAGGCCATTGGTGATATGACGCATCTTGATTTATCAGGTTGTGTTGAAATACGTGAACTTTCAATTTCAATATCATTCGCAGAGCTCAAGCAGCTGGTTCATCTGGATTTATCACGCAGCAGTGTGTCTGCAGCAGAAGCTTTGGGTGGCTGTACCAAACTTCAATATCTGAATTTATCAGGTAACAAGGAACATATCGGAAGGCTGTCAAAGGCCATTAGCAATCTAATCAAACTCAGGTATTTAAATCTATCGGGGTGCATGAATGCCATGGCGCCGGCATCAGAAAACGAAATTGTCAGATTGCTTGACTCTGTCTGTACTCTTTCTAATCTAGAGCATCTGGACTTGTCTAAGAATAAAGCCTATTCCATCAGTATACCAGAAAGTATTGGCAACCTCATGAAGCTTCATACATTGTACCTCTTAGACTGCACCAGATTGAAGCTTCCTGCTGATCTTGTGGTGCATGCTTCAAGTGATAAATTTAGCAGCAATATCAGCCTGCTTTGTCTTGAAGTGCTGACGATATATATACTCGAAAATGTGAAGTCTGCAGAAGAGGCACGATGTATAAAACGGACAATGCTTcgatgccttaaggcacctgcctttgtgtctatgacatgtgggcccaacaggtggctggcccacatgtcaatgacccaaaggcaggtgcagataCAAAAAATTATAGAGCTAAGATTTGAATGGACTGTCGTGGGTGGGAGGTCTGTGGATGACAAGGAGGTATTGGAAAAACTAGTGCCACCAACCAGTGTGCAGAGATTGTATATAAGTGGTTATAGCAGTGTCAGCGTTCCTAATTGGCTTATGGGTATCAGGCAGCATCTCCCTAATCTTTCTCAGTTATATTTCTGTGATTTTCCTAACTGCAATAACCTACCATCACTTGGTCAACTACCATACCTACGAGAGCTAGGTCTGTGCCGCATGGAGAGCTTGGAAGAGTGGAACACGGCATATACCAGTGgcgagcctaagcttggggcattGACCATAGATCAATGTGCCAAGCTGAGGATAAAACCATGTGCACCAAGAGCTACGGTTTTGTGGATAATAGATTCTGATAATGTGCTATCATCATGGGAAGAGAATTTGTCACACGGTGGTGCTTCCTCTTCTCCAATAACAAAACTGATTGTCAAAAACAGCAAGGTGCCCTTGCATCAGTGGAGGTTGCTTCACCAACTCCCTGCCCTCCGTGATTTAACTATCACCGGTTGCAGTGATCTGACCACCTCACCTAAGATCATCCAACAGTTCTCCTCGCTTGTATCATTGTCCTTCGACCAGGCAGAATTGCCGAGTTGGTTGGCCAAGGTGACATCTCTGCAGATCCTAAGGCTGTCTGTGTGCAGAAGCATGACGTCACTACCGCAGTGGTTAGGAAAACTTGCCTCTCTCAAGGAATTGCAGATCATGCGCTGTGAGGGGATCAGGTCTTTGCCTGACAGCATACAACAACTGACTAAGCTTGAACAGCTAACCATCCGTGGCTGCCCTACACTAGTGAAATGGTGTGAATCAGACTCAGAGGAGAAGATGAAGCTTGCTCACATCAGAGGG ATCGTCCCAAGATCATTGATGGCACAGGAAGAGGACACAACAAAGGCCATTCTAGCAGCTCCCATTCATGGTACTACTGTGATGGATGAGGCGGATCCGGATGTGCTGTATAGTGCTGTGATGAACATGCCCGGCTTTGCTGAGGAATATTTATTAGTTGCTCTGTCTCAGCTGATGGACAACACTGCCCAGGGCTCCGCATATATGGCCATGAGCGAGGAGGACCGGGTATCATGGCTCATTAACTTCTTGAAAAAATACTACTCCCCCCGGCCCCATTTAATTGACGCGACCCGCAAGCTAAGTGGTAAAGCACACGAAGTATATAGGTCGGGACAGTTAATTAGAGCCAGAGGGAGTACTAAGTTTTAA
- the LOC119284678 gene encoding putative disease resistance protein RGA3 isoform X2, whose translation MAPKLADFGLSRLFGGSHTHVTNRVVGTEAYMPPEFIKDAYISHKNDVFSLGLVMIEIIKGSSGYSGYIETDEVGQFTQKVLGNWKNRIKATSEYPLEESHQVQICIDTAMRCVEPDRNNRPNIAEVLDILSKTETHIPKRQMADVFPCPTIGLKSESNMLEMMVAELNNNEHKHCNLMPTDNSNRTVQQLADRETSSDVEQVIIGRTKEKQKILSILSESITEEMVILPIYGIGGIGKTTLAQLVFNDPKFQDYTRVWVYVSQEFNLNKIGNSIITQLTDKISNIPTKQMLHKRLKELFDGKSILIVLDDLWEENPKELDKMKVMLGLGLGSKVIIVTTRDGGLARKFCSPAVAPYKLETLTVNECWTIIKQKADFEDRIDQEQLEHIGREIATKCGGVALAAQSLGYMLNGMRSDEWESVRDSHIWNLSTSVGHEVLASLQLSYSHMSAWLKLCYSYCAIFRKGQTIAKYDLIHQWIALGFIEQSRIFDSMQLCENYVTQLLGMSFLQYSKIPWGYTQEDKYITFFTMHDLVHDLAREILAHQLNTEGNNCRYALLTDCTKSLQLSVAFPANIYSLHFRGCYGQELCDGAFSSAKCLRVLDLSECLIKKLPDCIGQLKQLRFLRAPGIRYEMVPSCITELSQLNYLNLGDSDKISALPEAIGDMTHLDLSGCVEIRELSISISFAELKQLVHLDLSRSSVSAAEALGGCTKLQYLNLSGNKEHIGRLSKAISNLIKLRYLNLSGCMNAMAPASENEIVRLLDSVCTLSNLEHLDLSKNKAYSISIPESIGNLMKLHTLYLLDCTRLKLPADLVVHASSDKFSSNISLLCLEVLTIYILENVKSAEEARCIKRTMLRCLKAPAFVSMTCGPNRWLAHMSMTQRQVQIQKIIELRFEWTVVGGRSVDDKEVLEKLVPPTSVQRLYISGYSSVSVPNWLMGIRQHLPNLSQLYFCDFPNCNNLPSLGQLPYLRELGLCRMESLEEWNTAYTSGEPKLGALTIDQCAKLRIKPCAPRATVLWIIDSDNVLSSWEENLSHGGASSSPITKLIVKNSKVPLHQWRLLHQLPALRDLTITGCSDLTTSPKIIQQFSSLVSLSFDQAELPSWLAKVTSLQILRLSVCRSMTSLPQWLGKLASLKELQIMRCEGIRSLPDSIQQLTKLEQLTIRGCPTLVKWCESDSEEKMKLAHIRGIVPRSLMAQEEDTTKAILAAPIHGTTVMDEADPDVLYSAVMNMPGFAEEYLLVALSQLMDNTAQGSAYMAMSEEDRVSWLINFLKKYYSPRPHLIDATRKLSGKAHEVYRSGQLIRARGSTKF comes from the exons ATGGCGCCTAAACTGGCGGATTTTGGTTTGTCAAGGCTCTTCGGTGGATCACACACTCATGTCACAAACAGAGTTGTAGGAACCGA GGCGTATATGCCACCAGAATTCATAAAAGACGCCTATATCTCCCATAAGAATGATGTCTTCAGTTTAGGTCTTGTGATGATAGAGATAATTAAAGGGTCTTCAGGTTACTCCGGTTATATAGAAACAGACGAAGTCGGGCAATTTACGCAAAAG GTGCTTGGCAATTGGAAGAATAGGATAAAGGCTACTTCGGAGTACCCATTAGAGGAATCACATCAAGTGCAGATATGCATTGACACAGCAATGCGTTGTGTTGAACCTGACAGAAACAATCGACCTAATATAGCAGAAGTTCTGGATATTCTGAGCAAGACAGAAACTCATATTCCCAAGAGACAG ATGGCAGATGTGTTCCCGTGTCCAACAATTGGTCTCAAGAGTGAGTCTAATATGTTGGAGATGATGGTAGCTGAACTAAACAATAATGAACACAAACATTGCAATTTGATGCCAACAGATAACTCTAACCGTACTGTGCAGCAACTTGCTGACAGGGAAACATCATCAGATGTGGAACAAGTAATCATCGGAAGGACcaaggaaaaacagaaaatattgTCTATTTTATCCGAGAGCATCACAGAAGAAATGGTCATCCTTCCAATATATGGCATTGGAGGCATTGGCAAGACAACCTTGGCACAATTGGTATTCAATGACCCAAAGTTCCAAGACTACACTCGGGTGTGGGTATATGTTTCCCAGGaattcaacttgaacaagattggcAACTCCATAATAACACAGTTAACAGACAAGATCAGCAATATACCTACCAAACAGATGCTTCATAAACGCCTCAAAGAGCTATTTGATGGTAAGAGCATCCTTATTGTTTTAGATGACCTGTGGGAGGAGAACCCAAAAGAGTTAGATAAAATGAAGGTTATGCTAGGGCTTGGCCTAGGAAGCAAGGTGATTATAGTAACTACACGTGATGGAGGTCTAGCAAGGAAATTTTGTAGTCCTGCAGTTGCACCATACAAGTTGGAGACTTTGACCGTTAATGAGTGTTGGACTATAATAAAACAAAAAGCTGACTTTGAAGACCGAAtcgaccaagaacaattggagcatATAGGAAGGGAGATTGCGACCAAGTGTGGAGGAGTGGCCTTAGCGGCCCAATCACTTGGATACATGTTGAACGGCATGAGGTCAGATGAATGGGAGTCGGTGAGAGACAGTCATATTTGGAATCTTTCTACTTCTGTGGGCCATGAAGTGCTTGCGTCCTTACAGCTGAGCTACAGCCACATGTCTGCTTGGTTGAAGTTGTGCTATTCCTATTGTGCAATCTTTCGAAAAGGTCAGACAATAGCCAAGTATGATCTAATTCACCAATGGATTGCTCTTGGATTCATTGAGCAATCTAGGATATTTGATTCTATGCAGCTCTGCGAAAATTATGTCACTCAACTTTTGGGGATGTCCTTCCTTCAATATTCAAAGATACCTTGG GGTTATACACAAGAAGACAAATATATTACATTCTTCACGATGCATGACCTAGTGCATGATCTCGCAAGAGAGATTTTGGCCCATCAACTTAACACTGAGGGAAACAATTGCCGCTATGCATTGCTCACAGATTGTACCAAGTCATTGCAGCTGTCTGTGGCTTTTCCTGCAAATATATATTCGCTGCACTTTAGGGGCTGTTACGGACAAGAACTTTGTGATGGTGCATTCTCGTCAGCTAAGTGCCTCCGTGTTTTGGATTTAAGTGAATGCTTAATTAAGAAGTTACCTGACTGTATTGGTCAACTGAAGCAGTTGAGATTTCTTCGTGCTCCAGGAATCCGATATGAAATGGTTCCCAGTTGTATTACTGAGCTCTCACAGTTAAATTACCTGAACCTTGGTGATTCTGATAAAATCTCAGCACTGCCGGAGGCCATTGGTGATATGACGCATCTTGATTTATCAGGTTGTGTTGAAATACGTGAACTTTCAATTTCAATATCATTCGCAGAGCTCAAGCAGCTGGTTCATCTGGATTTATCACGCAGCAGTGTGTCTGCAGCAGAAGCTTTGGGTGGCTGTACCAAACTTCAATATCTGAATTTATCAGGTAACAAGGAACATATCGGAAGGCTGTCAAAGGCCATTAGCAATCTAATCAAACTCAGGTATTTAAATCTATCGGGGTGCATGAATGCCATGGCGCCGGCATCAGAAAACGAAATTGTCAGATTGCTTGACTCTGTCTGTACTCTTTCTAATCTAGAGCATCTGGACTTGTCTAAGAATAAAGCCTATTCCATCAGTATACCAGAAAGTATTGGCAACCTCATGAAGCTTCATACATTGTACCTCTTAGACTGCACCAGATTGAAGCTTCCTGCTGATCTTGTGGTGCATGCTTCAAGTGATAAATTTAGCAGCAATATCAGCCTGCTTTGTCTTGAAGTGCTGACGATATATATACTCGAAAATGTGAAGTCTGCAGAAGAGGCACGATGTATAAAACGGACAATGCTTcgatgccttaaggcacctgcctttgtgtctatgacatgtgggcccaacaggtggctggcccacatgtcaatgacccaaaggcaggtgcagataCAAAAAATTATAGAGCTAAGATTTGAATGGACTGTCGTGGGTGGGAGGTCTGTGGATGACAAGGAGGTATTGGAAAAACTAGTGCCACCAACCAGTGTGCAGAGATTGTATATAAGTGGTTATAGCAGTGTCAGCGTTCCTAATTGGCTTATGGGTATCAGGCAGCATCTCCCTAATCTTTCTCAGTTATATTTCTGTGATTTTCCTAACTGCAATAACCTACCATCACTTGGTCAACTACCATACCTACGAGAGCTAGGTCTGTGCCGCATGGAGAGCTTGGAAGAGTGGAACACGGCATATACCAGTGgcgagcctaagcttggggcattGACCATAGATCAATGTGCCAAGCTGAGGATAAAACCATGTGCACCAAGAGCTACGGTTTTGTGGATAATAGATTCTGATAATGTGCTATCATCATGGGAAGAGAATTTGTCACACGGTGGTGCTTCCTCTTCTCCAATAACAAAACTGATTGTCAAAAACAGCAAGGTGCCCTTGCATCAGTGGAGGTTGCTTCACCAACTCCCTGCCCTCCGTGATTTAACTATCACCGGTTGCAGTGATCTGACCACCTCACCTAAGATCATCCAACAGTTCTCCTCGCTTGTATCATTGTCCTTCGACCAGGCAGAATTGCCGAGTTGGTTGGCCAAGGTGACATCTCTGCAGATCCTAAGGCTGTCTGTGTGCAGAAGCATGACGTCACTACCGCAGTGGTTAGGAAAACTTGCCTCTCTCAAGGAATTGCAGATCATGCGCTGTGAGGGGATCAGGTCTTTGCCTGACAGCATACAACAACTGACTAAGCTTGAACAGCTAACCATCCGTGGCTGCCCTACACTAGTGAAATGGTGTGAATCAGACTCAGAGGAGAAGATGAAGCTTGCTCACATCAGAGGG ATCGTCCCAAGATCATTGATGGCACAGGAAGAGGACACAACAAAGGCCATTCTAGCAGCTCCCATTCATGGTACTACTGTGATGGATGAGGCGGATCCGGATGTGCTGTATAGTGCTGTGATGAACATGCCCGGCTTTGCTGAGGAATATTTATTAGTTGCTCTGTCTCAGCTGATGGACAACACTGCCCAGGGCTCCGCATATATGGCCATGAGCGAGGAGGACCGGGTATCATGGCTCATTAACTTCTTGAAAAAATACTACTCCCCCCGGCCCCATTTAATTGACGCGACCCGCAAGCTAAGTGGTAAAGCACACGAAGTATATAGGTCGGGACAGTTAATTAGAGCCAGAGGGAGTACTAAGTTTTAA